The Sesamum indicum cultivar Zhongzhi No. 13 linkage group LG6, S_indicum_v1.0, whole genome shotgun sequence genome has a segment encoding these proteins:
- the LOC110011231 gene encoding pentatricopeptide repeat-containing protein At5g11310, mitochondrial: MNIRRSVFSLAAAGAARRLRLLSTQSSFSIPIPLLNKNPPHPPSSFPQNPDSAALSDFTRISELLSNPSLQPGDGMEEALTAAQISPSPNLLLQIFSHFDSTPKPLFTLFNWAQKRPDFQFSMAVFNAMVNSLGKAREFDSAWCLILDQIKGDPSRRPDSDTFLIMIRRYARAGLPLAAIRTFEYASSLDFLRDLDPEKNLFETLLDALCKEGHVRAASQYVDKHRAKDPSWLPPIRIYNILLNGWCRSRRLKHAKRLWVQMKKENVKPTVVTYGTIIEGLCRMRLPDMAMELLNEMKAEGVEPNAIVYNPIIDALGEAGRFEEALGMLERFSILELGPTISTYNSLVKGFCKAGDLVEASKILKMMIDNKCLPTPTTYSYFFKYFSKVGKTEAGLNLYTKMIRSGYEPDRLTYHLLVKMLCKEGKLDLTVQIIKEMRARGFDLDLASSTMLMHLLWRMRRYDEAVSEFQDVFRRGIIPQHLTYRRMAEELERQGMIETSQKLHDLMKSVPHSTKLPDTYKGYRNSSHERKISIIQRAEAMSDILKTCENPRELVKHKNRPENSVLSAQKLMDSIQRKSNLRHLGQDPSIPSLSIEEDILSRKVG, encoded by the exons ATGAACATCCGCCGCTCTGTTTTCTCCCTAGCCGCCGCCGGCGCGGCCCGCCGCCTCAGGCTTCTCTCCACCCAATCATCATTCTCAATCCCAATTCCCCTCCTAAATAAAAACCCTCCGCACCCACCATCTTCGTTCCCCCAAAACCCTGATTCCGCCGCCCTCTCAGATTTTACACGCATCTCCGAGCTTCTCTCAAACCCGTCCCTCCAGCCAGGGGATGGTATGGAAGAGGCCCTAACCGCGGCCCAAATCAGTCCAAGCCCTAACCTTTTACTCCAAatttttagccattttgattccACTCCAAAACCCTTGTTCACGCTCTTCAATTGGGCGCAGAAGCGGCCTGATTTCCAATTTTCCATGGCCGTTTTCAATGCCATGGTTAATTCTCTTGGCAAGGCCCGAGAGTTCGACTCAGCTTGGTGCCTAATTCTTGATCAGATTAAAGGAGATCCTAGCAGAAGGCCCGATTCTGATACTTTTCTCATTATGATTAGGAGATACGCACGCGCAG GTCTTCCCCTGGCAGCCATTCGGACATTTGAATATGCGTCTAGTTTGGATTTCTTGCGTGATTTAGACCcagaaaagaatttatttgagaCTCTGTTAGACGCTTTATGCAAAGAAGGACATGTTAGGGCAGCCTCGCAGTACGTCGATAAGCACAGGGCAAAAGATCCAAGCTGGTTACCACCCATCaggatatataatatactgCTGAATGGATGGTGCCGATCGCGTAGACTTAAGCATGCTAAGCGGCTTTGGGTGCAGATGAAAAAGGAGAATGTGAAACCAACTGTTGTAACGTATGGGACCATCATTGAAGGATTGTGCCGAATGCGCCTCCCTGACATGGCAATGGAGTTGCTCAATGAGATGAAGGCAGAAGGAGTTGAGCCCAATGCCATTGTGTATAATCCAATAATAGATGCGTTAGGAGAAGCCGGCAGGTTTGAAGAGGCACTGGGGATGCTGGAacgtttctcaattttagaACTTGGTCCTACTATATCGACCTATAATTCACTGGTGAAGGGCTTCTGCAAGGCAGGTGATCTGGTAGAGGCTAGCAAGATCCTCAAgatgatgattgataataaatgTTTACCAACTCCTACAACTTATAGTTATTTCTTCAAGTACTTCTCGAAGGTTGGCAAAACTGAAGCTGGCTTGAACCTTTATACCAAAATGATCAGATCTGGGTATGAACCAGATCGGCTTACGTATCATCTGCTGGTGAAAATGTTGTGCAAAGAAGGGAAACTGGACCTTACCGTGCAAATTATCAAGGAGATGAGAGCTAGAGGATTTGATTTGGACTTGGCTTCTAGTACCATGCTGATGCATTTATTATGGAGAATGCGCAGATATGATGAGGCTGTTTCTGAATTTCAGGACGTGTTTCGTAGAGGTATTATTCCTCAGCATCTCACGTATCGGAGAATGGCTGAGGAATTAGAGAGGCAGGGAATGATTGAAACATCACAGAAACTTCATGATCTAATGAAATCAGTACCCCACTCAACAAAGCTGCCTGATACGTACAAGGGATATAGAAACTCTTcacatgaaagaaaaatatctataataCAGAGAGCTGAGGCCATGTCTGATATCTTAAAGACATGTGAAAACCCAAGGGAGCTTGTCAAGCACAAAAATCGACCAGAGAACTCTGTACTCAGTGCACAGAAGTTAATGGATAGTATTCAGCGAAAATCCAACTTGAG ACACCTCGGACAGGATCCAAGCATACCATCTCTTAGCATAGAAGAAGATATTCTATCAAGGAAGGTTGGATGA
- the LOC105164808 gene encoding ABC transporter G family member 32 isoform X2: MFSRNTLSINGDEEEALVLAALQRSPTYDRARTALFRNVAGELSLVDVRRIKEQEQKQVLDKLVNAVNEDIEGFFRRVRQRFDAVGLEFPKVEVRFQNLQVDALVHVGSRALPTIPNFIFDMTEALLRKLGIFSGRKQKFSILKNINGVIRPSRLTLLLGPPSSGKTTFLLALAGRLAPSLQMSGKVAYNGHNLEEFTPQRTAAYASQQDWHISEMTVREVLELSGQCQGPGYKHEMLMELLRREKSAGINPDQDLDIFIKAVVLGQQTSFLVEYIMKILGLDICADTLVGDEMLKGISGGQKKRLTTAELLMGASRVLFLDEISTGLDSSTTHQIIKYLWHTTHALDCTMLVSLLQPDPETYEMFDDIILFSEGQIVYQGPREAAVEFFAFMGFKCPSRKNVADFLQEVISEKDQEQYWFLNSQYNYVPVAKFVEAFQSFRVGNSLARELAIPFNKHYNHPAALSTKTYGITRAKLLRISFSWQMLLLKRNSPVFVFKFIQLLLIILIMMSVFFRTTMHHNTLEDGGVYLGALYFAIVMILFNGFMEVPMLIAKLPVLYKHRDLRFYPCWIYTLPSWLLSIPLSLVESFLWVAVTYYAIGFDPQITRCLLQFLIYFALHQMSIGLFRVMASLGRNMVVANTFGSFAMLVVMVLGGFIISRDSIPIWWIWGYWFSPMMYAQSAASVNEFLGHSWDKKAGDNSTLSLGEMLLKVRSLFPDDHWYWIGFGALLGYTLLFNTLFTLFLTHLNPLGNQQAIVPLADHHDKDKEHDSEPSIISFGEFLQHSHSFTGKSICKRKGMVLPFEPLSMCFSNISYYVDIPMELKGQGLPDRLRLLVDVTGAFRPGVLTALIGVSGAGKTTLMDVLAGRKTGGHIEGSIYVSGYPKNQETFARISGYCEQNDVHSPCLTVHESLLFSAWLRLSSQCDFATQRAFVDEVMELVELTPLRRALVGVPGVNGLSVEQRKRLTIAVELVANPSIVFMDEPTSGLDARAAAIVMRAVRNIVDTGRTIVCTIHQPSIDIFESFDELLLMKRGGQLIYAGPLGKNSIKLIRYFEAIPGVQKIRPGYNPAAWILEVTSPAEENRVGLDFAEIYRRSTLFQQNKMVVERLSKPDKDTKELSFPSKYSLSFFGQFLACLWKQNLSYWRNPQYTAVRFFYTVIISLMFGTICWKFGSKRESQQDIFNAMGSMYAAVLFIGITNATSVQPVVFVERFVSYRERAAGMYSALPFAFAQVAVEFPYVCVQSLIYSAIFYFMASFEWNVWKFLWYIYFMYFTLLYFTFFGMMTISVTPNHNVAAILAAPFYMMWNLFSGFMISHMRIPIWWRWYYWANPIAWSLYGLLTSQYGDVDESVRLTDGVHSMPIKQLLKHQFGFRHDFLGIAGIVVVGFCVLFAVTFAFSIKSFNFQRR; the protein is encoded by the exons atgttttcaaGAAACACATTGAGTATTAATGGTGATGAGGAGGAGGCCCTCGTGTTGGCTGCTTTGCAGAGGTCTCCTACTTATGACAGAGCCCGGACAGCGCTTTTCAGAAATGTTGCTGGGGAGCTTTCGTTGGTTGATGTTCGGAGGATCAAGGAGCAAGAACAGAAGCAAGTCTTGGATAAGTTGGTTAATGCAGTCAATGAAGACATTGAGGGGTTTTTCAGGAGAGTTAGGCAGAGATTTGATGC CGTCGGCCTGGAATTTCCAAAAGTTGAGGTTCGATTTCAGAATTTGCAAGTGGATGCATTAGTCCATGTAGGGAGTAGAGCTTTGCCAACAATacccaattttatttttgacatgACTGAG GCTTTATTGAGGAAGCTAGGGATTTTCTCTGGAAGAAAACAGAAATTCTCTATCCTGAAGAACATAAATGGTGTCATACGGCCTTCAAG GTTGACTCTGCTTCTGGGCCCTCCAAGCTCTGGGAAGACGACATTTCTTTTGGCTCTTGCAGGTCGCCTTGCACCTAGTCTGCAG ATGTCAGGGAAAGTTGCATACAATGGACATAATCTAGAGGAGTTTACTCCTCAGAGGACCGCAGCATATGCCAGCCAGCAGGATTGGCACATTTCTGAAATGACTGTGAGGGAGGTTCTTGAATTATCAGGACAATGTCAAGGCCCTGGATATAAACATG AAATGCTCATGGAACTTctaagaagagaaaaaagtgCTGGAATAAACCCGGATCAAgatcttgatatttttatcaag GCAGTAGTGTTGGGGCAACAGACAAGTTTTCTTGTTGAATACATCATGAAG ATTTTAGGACTGGATATTTGTGCTGATACATTGGTGGGAGATGAAATGCTTAAAGGGATATCAGGGGGACAAAAAAAGCGGCTCACTACTG CTGAACTGCTTATGGGTGCTTCTAGGGTACTTTTTTTGGATGAGATATCAACAGGGCTAGATAGCTCAACTACCcatcaaattatcaaatatctaTGGCACACAACTCATGCTCTTGATTGTACAATGCTAGTATCCCTCTTGCAACCGGACCCGGAGACTTATGAGATGTTTGATgacataattctttttagtGAGGGGCAAATTGTTTATCAGGGGCCCCGTGAAGCTGCCGTTGAGTTTTTTGCATTTATGGGTTTCAAGTGTCCATCCAGAAAAAATGTTGCTGACTTTCTACAAGAG GTAATATCTGAAAAGGATCAAGAGCAGTACTGGTTCCTCAATAGTCAATACAACTACGTACCTGTGGCAAAGTTTGTAGAAGCTTTTCAATCCTTTCGTGTTGGTAATTCGTTGGCACGGGAGTTGGCCATTCCATTTAATAAACATTACAATCATCCAGCTGCCCTATCTACCAAGACTTACGGTATAACAAGGGCTAAGCTTCTGAGGATTAGTTTTTCCTGGCAGATGCTACTACTGAAGCGGAATTCTCCTGTCTTTGTTTTCAAATTCATTCAG CTACTCCTGATTATTTTGATCATGATGAGTGTGTTCTTCCGAACAACAATGCATCATAATACTCTTGAGGACGGTGGAGTCTACCTTGGTGCCCTTTACTTTGCGATAGTTATGATTCTTTTTAATGGATTTATGGAGGTCCCAATGTTGATAGCTAAGCTTCCTGTTCTTTACAAGCACAGAGATTTGCGTTTCTACCCCTGCTGGATATACACTCTTCCCTCTTGGCTTTTGAGTATTCCCCTTTCACTTGTAGAATCTTTTCTATGGGTGGCAGTTACATATTATGCCATTGGCTTTGATCCTCAAATAACCAG ATGCCTCCTGCAGTTCTTGATATACTTCGCTTTGCACCAGATGTCTATAGGTCTTTTTCGTGTGATGGCATCACTAGGGCGAAATATGGTAGTTGCTAACACATTTGGATCTTTTGCTATGCTGGTTGTGATGGTCCTAGGgggatttataatttcaagag ATAGCATCCCAATTTGGTGGATCTGGGGTTACTGGTTCTCCCCGATGATGTATGCCCAAAGTGCAGCTTCAGTTAATGAATTTCTCGGTCACTCCTGGGATAAG AAAGCTGGAGACAACAGTACTTTGTCTTTGGGGGAAATGTTGCTGAAGGTTCGCAGTTTATTTCCAGATGACCATTGGTACTGGATTGGTTTTGGAGCATTACTTGGATATACATTGTTATTCAACACCCTCTTCACTTTGTTTCTGACTCACCTAAACC CTCTAGGGAATCAACAAGCTATTGTTCCCCTGGCGGATCATCACGACAAAGACAAGGAACATGACAGTGAACCTTccattatttcttttggaGAGTTCTTGCAACATTCACACTCATTTACTG GCAAGAGTATTTGCAAACGCAAAGGAATGGTTCTTCCATTTGAACCTCTTTCCATGTGTTTTAGCAACATCAGCTATTATGTTGACATTCCTATG GAACTGAAGGGACAGGGTCTTCCGGACAGGTTGCGGCTACTGGTAGATGTAACTGGAGCATTCCGACCTGGAGTGCTTACTGCATTAATTGGTGTCAGTGGTGCTGGTAAAACTACACTCATGGATGTTTTAGCCGGTAGGAAAACTGGCGGACATATTGAAGGCAGTATCTATGTTTCTGGATATCccaagaatcaagaaacatTTGCAAGGATTTCTGGCTACTGTGAACAGAATGATGTTCATTCTCCATGTCTCACTGTACATGAATCACTCTTGTTTTCTGCTTGGCTCCGACTATCTTCTCAGTGTGACTTTGCTACACAAAGA GCTTTTGTGGATGAGGTTATGGAACTAGTTGAGCTAACTCCATTACGTAGAGCACTAGTAGGTGTACCAGGAGTAAATGGTTTGTCCgtagaacaaagaaaaaggcTGACAATTGCAGTTGAGCTTGTTGCCAATCCTTCTATTGTATTCATGGATGAACCTACTTCAGGACTTGATGCCAGGGCTGCAGCAATTGTGATGAGAGCTGTAAGGAACATTGTTGACACTGGTCGGACGATTGTTTGCACTATTCACCAGCCCAGCATTGACATTTTTGAATCTTTTGATGAG CTTCTATTAATGAAAAGAGGCGGACAGCTCATTTATGCAGGTCCATTGGGCAAAAATTCTATCAAACTTATTCGTTACTTTGAG GCTATTCCAGgagttcaaaaaataagaccTGGATATAACCCTGCAGCTTGGATTCTTGAAGTTACATCTCCAGCGGAAGAAAATCGTGTGGGTTTGGACTTTGCAGAAATTTATCGCCGATCAACTTTGTTTCA GCAAAATAAGATGGTGGTTGAGAGGTTAAGCAAGCCAGATAAGGATACCAAAGAATTGAGCTTCCCAAGCAAATACTCTCTGTCATTTTTTGGTCAGTTCCTGGCATGTCTTTGGAAGCAGAACCTCTCATACTGGCGGAACCCACAATATACTGCCGTACGCTTCTTCTACACTGTTATCATCTCATTGATGTTCGGAACAATATGCTGGAAATTTGGTTCCAAAAG GGAATCCCAACAGGATATATTCAATGCTATGGGATCCATGTATGCAGCTGTTTTATTCATCGGAATAACAAATGCGACTTCTGTGCAGCCAGTGGTTTTTGTTGAAAGGTTCGTTTCATACAGGGAGAGAGCTGCAGGAATGTATTCTGCATTACCATTTGCCTTTGCCCAG GTGGCAGTTGAATTCCCCTACGTTTGCGTGCAGTCCCTCATTTACAGCGCTATCTTCTACTTCATGGCATCCTTTGAGTGGAATGTATGGAAGTTTctttggtatatatatttcatgtaTTTCACGTTACTCTACTTCACCTTCTTTGGGATGATGACAATTTCCGTCACACCCAATCACAACGTCGCAGCAATCCTTGCTGCCCCATTCTACATGATGTGGAACCTTTTCAGCGGCTTCATGATTTCTCACATG AGGATTCCCATATGGTGGAGATGGTATTACTGGGCCAATCCGATAGCCTGGAGCTTATACGGACTTCTAACGTCCCAGTACGGAGACGTGGATGAATCAGTTAGGCTTACTGATGGAGTCCACTCAATGCCAATAAAACAGCTGCTCAAACATCAGTTTGGTTTCAGGCATGATTTCCTGGGCATTGCTGGTATTGTTGTGGTTGGTTTCTGTGTGCTGTTTGCTGTGACTTTTGCTTTCTCAATCAAGTCCTTCAACTTCCAGAGGAGATGA
- the LOC105164808 gene encoding ABC transporter G family member 32 isoform X1, producing the protein MFSRNTLSINGDEEEALVLAALQRSPTYDRARTALFRNVAGELSLVDVRRIKEQEQKQVLDKLVNAVNEDIEGFFRRVRQRFDAVGLEFPKVEVRFQNLQVDALVHVGSRALPTIPNFIFDMTEALLRKLGIFSGRKQKFSILKNINGVIRPSRLTLLLGPPSSGKTTFLLALAGRLAPSLQMSGKVAYNGHNLEEFTPQRTAAYASQQDWHISEMTVREVLELSGQCQGPGYKHEMLMELLRREKSAGINPDQDLDIFIKAVVLGQQTSFLVEYIMKILGLDICADTLVGDEMLKGISGGQKKRLTTAELLMGASRVLFLDEISTGLDSSTTHQIIKYLWHTTHALDCTMLVSLLQPDPETYEMFDDIILFSEGQIVYQGPREAAVEFFAFMGFKCPSRKNVADFLQEVISEKDQEQYWFLNSQYNYVPVAKFVEAFQSFRVGNSLARELAIPFNKHYNHPAALSTKTYGITRAKLLRISFSWQMLLLKRNSPVFVFKFIQLLLIILIMMSVFFRTTMHHNTLEDGGVYLGALYFAIVMILFNGFMEVPMLIAKLPVLYKHRDLRFYPCWIYTLPSWLLSIPLSLVESFLWVAVTYYAIGFDPQITRCLLQFLIYFALHQMSIGLFRVMASLGRNMVVANTFGSFAMLVVMVLGGFIISRDSIPIWWIWGYWFSPMMYAQSAASVNEFLGHSWDKKAGDNSTLSLGEMLLKVRSLFPDDHWYWIGFGALLGYTLLFNTLFTLFLTHLNPLGNQQAIVPLADHHDKDKEHDSEPSIISFGEFLQHSHSFTGLPKNSESSIIAFGEFLQHSHSFTGKSICKRKGMVLPFEPLSMCFSNISYYVDIPMELKGQGLPDRLRLLVDVTGAFRPGVLTALIGVSGAGKTTLMDVLAGRKTGGHIEGSIYVSGYPKNQETFARISGYCEQNDVHSPCLTVHESLLFSAWLRLSSQCDFATQRAFVDEVMELVELTPLRRALVGVPGVNGLSVEQRKRLTIAVELVANPSIVFMDEPTSGLDARAAAIVMRAVRNIVDTGRTIVCTIHQPSIDIFESFDELLLMKRGGQLIYAGPLGKNSIKLIRYFEAIPGVQKIRPGYNPAAWILEVTSPAEENRVGLDFAEIYRRSTLFQQNKMVVERLSKPDKDTKELSFPSKYSLSFFGQFLACLWKQNLSYWRNPQYTAVRFFYTVIISLMFGTICWKFGSKRESQQDIFNAMGSMYAAVLFIGITNATSVQPVVFVERFVSYRERAAGMYSALPFAFAQVAVEFPYVCVQSLIYSAIFYFMASFEWNVWKFLWYIYFMYFTLLYFTFFGMMTISVTPNHNVAAILAAPFYMMWNLFSGFMISHMRIPIWWRWYYWANPIAWSLYGLLTSQYGDVDESVRLTDGVHSMPIKQLLKHQFGFRHDFLGIAGIVVVGFCVLFAVTFAFSIKSFNFQRR; encoded by the exons atgttttcaaGAAACACATTGAGTATTAATGGTGATGAGGAGGAGGCCCTCGTGTTGGCTGCTTTGCAGAGGTCTCCTACTTATGACAGAGCCCGGACAGCGCTTTTCAGAAATGTTGCTGGGGAGCTTTCGTTGGTTGATGTTCGGAGGATCAAGGAGCAAGAACAGAAGCAAGTCTTGGATAAGTTGGTTAATGCAGTCAATGAAGACATTGAGGGGTTTTTCAGGAGAGTTAGGCAGAGATTTGATGC CGTCGGCCTGGAATTTCCAAAAGTTGAGGTTCGATTTCAGAATTTGCAAGTGGATGCATTAGTCCATGTAGGGAGTAGAGCTTTGCCAACAATacccaattttatttttgacatgACTGAG GCTTTATTGAGGAAGCTAGGGATTTTCTCTGGAAGAAAACAGAAATTCTCTATCCTGAAGAACATAAATGGTGTCATACGGCCTTCAAG GTTGACTCTGCTTCTGGGCCCTCCAAGCTCTGGGAAGACGACATTTCTTTTGGCTCTTGCAGGTCGCCTTGCACCTAGTCTGCAG ATGTCAGGGAAAGTTGCATACAATGGACATAATCTAGAGGAGTTTACTCCTCAGAGGACCGCAGCATATGCCAGCCAGCAGGATTGGCACATTTCTGAAATGACTGTGAGGGAGGTTCTTGAATTATCAGGACAATGTCAAGGCCCTGGATATAAACATG AAATGCTCATGGAACTTctaagaagagaaaaaagtgCTGGAATAAACCCGGATCAAgatcttgatatttttatcaag GCAGTAGTGTTGGGGCAACAGACAAGTTTTCTTGTTGAATACATCATGAAG ATTTTAGGACTGGATATTTGTGCTGATACATTGGTGGGAGATGAAATGCTTAAAGGGATATCAGGGGGACAAAAAAAGCGGCTCACTACTG CTGAACTGCTTATGGGTGCTTCTAGGGTACTTTTTTTGGATGAGATATCAACAGGGCTAGATAGCTCAACTACCcatcaaattatcaaatatctaTGGCACACAACTCATGCTCTTGATTGTACAATGCTAGTATCCCTCTTGCAACCGGACCCGGAGACTTATGAGATGTTTGATgacataattctttttagtGAGGGGCAAATTGTTTATCAGGGGCCCCGTGAAGCTGCCGTTGAGTTTTTTGCATTTATGGGTTTCAAGTGTCCATCCAGAAAAAATGTTGCTGACTTTCTACAAGAG GTAATATCTGAAAAGGATCAAGAGCAGTACTGGTTCCTCAATAGTCAATACAACTACGTACCTGTGGCAAAGTTTGTAGAAGCTTTTCAATCCTTTCGTGTTGGTAATTCGTTGGCACGGGAGTTGGCCATTCCATTTAATAAACATTACAATCATCCAGCTGCCCTATCTACCAAGACTTACGGTATAACAAGGGCTAAGCTTCTGAGGATTAGTTTTTCCTGGCAGATGCTACTACTGAAGCGGAATTCTCCTGTCTTTGTTTTCAAATTCATTCAG CTACTCCTGATTATTTTGATCATGATGAGTGTGTTCTTCCGAACAACAATGCATCATAATACTCTTGAGGACGGTGGAGTCTACCTTGGTGCCCTTTACTTTGCGATAGTTATGATTCTTTTTAATGGATTTATGGAGGTCCCAATGTTGATAGCTAAGCTTCCTGTTCTTTACAAGCACAGAGATTTGCGTTTCTACCCCTGCTGGATATACACTCTTCCCTCTTGGCTTTTGAGTATTCCCCTTTCACTTGTAGAATCTTTTCTATGGGTGGCAGTTACATATTATGCCATTGGCTTTGATCCTCAAATAACCAG ATGCCTCCTGCAGTTCTTGATATACTTCGCTTTGCACCAGATGTCTATAGGTCTTTTTCGTGTGATGGCATCACTAGGGCGAAATATGGTAGTTGCTAACACATTTGGATCTTTTGCTATGCTGGTTGTGATGGTCCTAGGgggatttataatttcaagag ATAGCATCCCAATTTGGTGGATCTGGGGTTACTGGTTCTCCCCGATGATGTATGCCCAAAGTGCAGCTTCAGTTAATGAATTTCTCGGTCACTCCTGGGATAAG AAAGCTGGAGACAACAGTACTTTGTCTTTGGGGGAAATGTTGCTGAAGGTTCGCAGTTTATTTCCAGATGACCATTGGTACTGGATTGGTTTTGGAGCATTACTTGGATATACATTGTTATTCAACACCCTCTTCACTTTGTTTCTGACTCACCTAAACC CTCTAGGGAATCAACAAGCTATTGTTCCCCTGGCGGATCATCACGACAAAGACAAGGAACATGACAGTGAACCTTccattatttcttttggaGAGTTCTTGCAACATTCACACTCATTTACTGGTTTGCCAAAGAACTCTGAATCTTCCATAATAGCTTTTGGAGAATTTTTGCAACATTCACACTCATTCACTG GCAAGAGTATTTGCAAACGCAAAGGAATGGTTCTTCCATTTGAACCTCTTTCCATGTGTTTTAGCAACATCAGCTATTATGTTGACATTCCTATG GAACTGAAGGGACAGGGTCTTCCGGACAGGTTGCGGCTACTGGTAGATGTAACTGGAGCATTCCGACCTGGAGTGCTTACTGCATTAATTGGTGTCAGTGGTGCTGGTAAAACTACACTCATGGATGTTTTAGCCGGTAGGAAAACTGGCGGACATATTGAAGGCAGTATCTATGTTTCTGGATATCccaagaatcaagaaacatTTGCAAGGATTTCTGGCTACTGTGAACAGAATGATGTTCATTCTCCATGTCTCACTGTACATGAATCACTCTTGTTTTCTGCTTGGCTCCGACTATCTTCTCAGTGTGACTTTGCTACACAAAGA GCTTTTGTGGATGAGGTTATGGAACTAGTTGAGCTAACTCCATTACGTAGAGCACTAGTAGGTGTACCAGGAGTAAATGGTTTGTCCgtagaacaaagaaaaaggcTGACAATTGCAGTTGAGCTTGTTGCCAATCCTTCTATTGTATTCATGGATGAACCTACTTCAGGACTTGATGCCAGGGCTGCAGCAATTGTGATGAGAGCTGTAAGGAACATTGTTGACACTGGTCGGACGATTGTTTGCACTATTCACCAGCCCAGCATTGACATTTTTGAATCTTTTGATGAG CTTCTATTAATGAAAAGAGGCGGACAGCTCATTTATGCAGGTCCATTGGGCAAAAATTCTATCAAACTTATTCGTTACTTTGAG GCTATTCCAGgagttcaaaaaataagaccTGGATATAACCCTGCAGCTTGGATTCTTGAAGTTACATCTCCAGCGGAAGAAAATCGTGTGGGTTTGGACTTTGCAGAAATTTATCGCCGATCAACTTTGTTTCA GCAAAATAAGATGGTGGTTGAGAGGTTAAGCAAGCCAGATAAGGATACCAAAGAATTGAGCTTCCCAAGCAAATACTCTCTGTCATTTTTTGGTCAGTTCCTGGCATGTCTTTGGAAGCAGAACCTCTCATACTGGCGGAACCCACAATATACTGCCGTACGCTTCTTCTACACTGTTATCATCTCATTGATGTTCGGAACAATATGCTGGAAATTTGGTTCCAAAAG GGAATCCCAACAGGATATATTCAATGCTATGGGATCCATGTATGCAGCTGTTTTATTCATCGGAATAACAAATGCGACTTCTGTGCAGCCAGTGGTTTTTGTTGAAAGGTTCGTTTCATACAGGGAGAGAGCTGCAGGAATGTATTCTGCATTACCATTTGCCTTTGCCCAG GTGGCAGTTGAATTCCCCTACGTTTGCGTGCAGTCCCTCATTTACAGCGCTATCTTCTACTTCATGGCATCCTTTGAGTGGAATGTATGGAAGTTTctttggtatatatatttcatgtaTTTCACGTTACTCTACTTCACCTTCTTTGGGATGATGACAATTTCCGTCACACCCAATCACAACGTCGCAGCAATCCTTGCTGCCCCATTCTACATGATGTGGAACCTTTTCAGCGGCTTCATGATTTCTCACATG AGGATTCCCATATGGTGGAGATGGTATTACTGGGCCAATCCGATAGCCTGGAGCTTATACGGACTTCTAACGTCCCAGTACGGAGACGTGGATGAATCAGTTAGGCTTACTGATGGAGTCCACTCAATGCCAATAAAACAGCTGCTCAAACATCAGTTTGGTTTCAGGCATGATTTCCTGGGCATTGCTGGTATTGTTGTGGTTGGTTTCTGTGTGCTGTTTGCTGTGACTTTTGCTTTCTCAATCAAGTCCTTCAACTTCCAGAGGAGATGA